In one window of Helianthus annuus cultivar XRQ/B chromosome 17, HanXRQr2.0-SUNRISE, whole genome shotgun sequence DNA:
- the LOC110923137 gene encoding protein TORNADO 2, which yields MAMSNNVIGAINFVAMLLSIPIIGAGIWLATETDNACVQILQWPVIILGILILVVAIAGFIGGFWRVTWLLVLYLIAMLVLIILLACLVVFVYMVTARGSGHPEPSRSYLEYRLDDYSGFLKRRVRSHYKWDRIRTCLSSTSVCAELNQTYRMAQDFFNAHLSPLQSGCCKPPTQCGYTFVNPTYWISPINNAADMDCLNWSNDQTAGLCYACDSCKAGLLENLEKEWKRANIVLTITLVLLICVYIVGCCAFRNAKTEDLFRKYKQGYT from the exons ATGGCAATGAGCAACAATGTCATTGGCGCCATCAACTTCGTCGCCATGCTACTCTCGATCCCGATCATTGGAGCCGGGATCTGGCTAGCAACCGAAACAGACAACGCGTGTGTCCAAATCCTACAATGGCCCGTTATAATTTTAGGCATTTTGATATTGGTTGTAGCCATAGCCGGATTCATTGGGGGGTTCTGGCGAGTCACGTGGCTCCTTGTGTTGTATCTCATTGCTATGCTTGTGCTCATTATTTTGCTCGCGTGTTTGGTTGTTTTTGTGTATATGGTGACCGCTAGGGGCTCGGGCCATCCTGAGCCGAGTCGGTCTTACTTGGAATATCGGCTTGACGATTATTCCGGATTTTTAAAACGAAGAGTTAGAAGCCATTATAAATGGGATAGAATTAGAACTTGTTTAAGTTCTACTAGTGTTTGTGCTGAATTGAACCAAACGTATCGCATGGCTCAAGATTTCTTCAATGCACATCTTTCTCCACTACAG TCAGGATGTTGTAAGCCCCCAACTCAGTGTGGTTATACTTTCGTGAACCCAACATACTGGATTAGTCCGATAAACAACGCTGCGGATATGGATTGCCTTAACTGGAGCAATGACCAGACGGCGGGGCTTTGTTACGCTTGCGATTCATGCAAGGCGGGGTTGCTAGAGAATTTGGAAAAAGAATGGAAGAGGGCAAACATAGTTTTAACAATAACCCTTGTGCTTTTAATATGTGTTTATATAGTCGGGTGTTGTGCTTTTAGGAACGCAAAAACCGAAGATCTCTTTCGCAAATATAAACAAGGTTACACGTAA